GACCTCCCGAGACCATGACAGCTTCGCAACTGAGGGGAAGCGTACCGCGAGGCCCGTAAAGGCCGCGCAAAGATCGGGCGTCTGGCGCACAAAGAAATCGTGTAGTTTTCGGGATGCAGCTCTCCGTTCTCCAATACGACAAACTCGAGCGCGCCATCACGGATGGCACTCGTCTCCAGCTCTATCGTCGCGGCACCGAATTTCTCGTGATCCCTGAGCGGCTCCGTCTACACAACGGGCGTGAGCTGATCGTCGCCCGTCATCCGAGTACGGGTAGCTTGCTCGAGATCTATATCGACGAGCTGGACGGCATGGAGATCGTGAAGTGAGCGCGAAGTATCCGCTGGTGGCGGTGTTTGCCGACGAATCCTGCCTTGGCAACGGCAAGATTGGTGATACTCCCGGCGGACTCGGCGCGCTGATCGAATTCCGAAAGGCCGACGGCACCGTGCAGCGATTCGACCTGTGGGCCTCGGAACCCGACACCACGAACAACCGGATGGCGCTGCGATCGGTGATCGACAGCTACCAGGCGATGTCGCGGAAGGGTAACCCGCTGTCGGTCCTGTTCACGACCGACTCCCGCTACATCGTGGACGGGATGACGTCGTGGGTGCGGGGATGGATGGCGCGGGGCTGGAAACGGGCGCAGGGACCCGTGGAGAACGTGGAGCTCTGGCAGGCGGCAGTGGAGGCCGTGGCCATGCACGAGACGCAATGGGCGTGGGTGAAAGGGCACGCCGGCCATCCTCAGAACGAATACGCCAATCATCTGGCGACCCGGGCGGCCGCCGTGCAGGACCGCTCGGATGGACTCGTCGTGTCGTCGTTCGAGGAGTGGTGGGCCGCGCAGCCGGTCCGGGCCAACACCAAGCGGGCCCCACTGTCACCATTTCCTGCGCCGGACGCCTTCGCACCGGCTCCCGCGTTACCCGGGGCCAAGACTGCGCGTCGGATGACGTAAGGACTCCGGCGCACGAGTGCCGGTCCAACTCCGGATGCTCATGTTCAAGTATCTATTCATCCTCGCGATCGGCGTCGCCATCGGCTACGGCTACGGCTGGAAAGACGCGCAAGAGAACGACAAGAACGTCGCCGAGCGAGTCGTGGATCGCATCGGTGGCGAGACGCGTGAGCGCATGGGAAACGACGTGGACAAGCGTATGGCAGCCGAAGGGAAGTGAGCGTCGTGTCACGCTCGCTGGACGATCTCGATCGTCTTGCCTTCCGGCTCTCGCGTACGGTTCGGACGCAGTATCCGCATCTCCTGACGCAGGGCTTCACGCTCACTGATCTCGAGGAACGGCTCCTGCCCTTCCGTGAGGCGCGTCGTGAAATGGCCGACGGTGGCGCCGACGCCTTCGAGCGGGCGGTGCTCCGCCTCATCGCCGGGGAGCGCGGCTATCTCCAGACCGAGTCGGGACTGCAAGCGGCCTGTACGCAGGCCCTCGCCTCACCCTCACCCTCGATGTCGTTGGTGCGCGCGTGGGCGACGACCTCGCTGACGCTGGCCCAACAGGCGACCACGGTCGGCACGGAGCGGATGGCGACGCCGCCCGCCACCGACATCAGCGATCGGTCGGGTGAGTCGAAGCCGGAAACCAAGCCCTGCGGCTGTCGCTTCTGCGGCAACCGACTGCCCGAGAACCGCCGCATGACGTTCTGCCCGCATTGCGGCATGGACCTCACCAAGCGGCAGTGCCCCGCCTGCAGCACCGAGCTCGACGTGAACTGGCGCTTTTGCGTGACCTGCGGTCGCAGCGCCGACCTGCCGGATATCGCGATACCGATCCGTCGCGCCAGCTAGTTCCGCGCGGCCCGCTGAATCCTGTCGATGGCGTGAGGTGTATACTCGTGTATGCCTCACGTTTTCTCTGTCTGGCCCTTCGTTCGACACACACTGTTCGCCGCCTCGCTGCTCGGCCCCTGTGCCGCGTGCGCGTCGGCGATTCCAGTGGGCACGCCGGCCACCCCCAATGGCGCGGCCCCGTCCAGTGGGCCGCCGTCGTCGCAGCAGTCGGCACTGCCATCGACGCAGCCACCGCTGCGCTGGCCCGTGCGCACGGCCGAGCACATCGATCTGTGGCTCCATGCGTTCGCGCTGATCAGTGAAGACACCAGCCGCGTGCGACTGTATCGGAACGGCTATCGCGATTCACTCGTCGTCGTGAAGAACCAGCGCAATGTGCTCACGAGTCTCGATGCCAATCGCTCGACACTCGCGAAGCGCTTGCCACTGACCGGCGGGTATCTCCAGGCGCAGTTTCTCCCGTTCGAGTTCGCGAACTGGGATGCCATGAAGTATGCGCTCGAGCGGTTCTTGCAATTCGAGGGCGATCCGCGGCGTGCCCCCGATCGCGAAACGCAAGCGCGCGTGGCGCTCATCGCGTCGATGTTTCCGACCGCGGCTGATCGCGAGTGGCTCCGCTTGTTCCTGGCCGGCGTGCTCGATGAACAGGAGCGATTCTTTAACGCCGAGCATTCGCGCGTGATTCGCACCCGGGCACCGGTGATCACGTCGGTGGATAGTCTGTGGCAGCAAGTGTATCGCGTGAAATTCGAGCGCTTTCTCAACAACACGTCGCAACGACAAGGTGATCTGGTCTTGTCGCTCCCCATCGGCGGCGAAGGTCGGACTGCGACCGGTCCGAACCGGCAGACGATGGTGGCGGTGCCCTTCCCCTCGCGCAGTGCCGATGCGGCGCAGGTGTTGTACGTGCTCGCGCACGAAATCACCGGTTCGCTGGTGGGGACGGTGGTCACCGACAACACCACGCCGGCGGAACAGCGCGCCGGCACGGCCGACCGCTATGTGTCGATGGGTCAGGTACAGGCCGGCGCGATGCTGCTGGCCGTGATCGCGCCGGAGCTTCGCGACGGCTATGTGCGCTATTACGTGGAACAGGCCAATATTCGCAGTTCGGGTGTGACGGCGTACAACGCACTCTTCGACTACGGCTTCGCCCTGCCGCCCGCCATTCGCGAGGCACTCCAGCGGCAGATCGACATCATCTTGAGCGGCATCTAGTGCTGACTACCGCGCTTCACGCGTCACCAATCCATGGCTGATATCCCGCGCACCGCGCTCGAGCGCGTGCTGGCCCGCGCCAGCGAACTGCAGACGACCACCTCCGAGGGCGTGGAGAGTGTGTCGGAGGAGCGTCTGCTCGAAATCGCCAAGGAGGTCGGGCTCGATCTGGCGCACGTGCGTCAGGCGATCGCCGAGGAACGGGCGCGCTTGCCAATGGCGGAGACCGAATCGGGAATGTTGCTCGATAGTCTTGGACCGGCGTCGCTGGGCGCGCAGCGCACCGTACCCGGCACGCCCGACGATATCCTACGTCGCCTCGACACCTGGATGCCGCGGATGGAGTCACTGTCCACGCGTCGTCGCCTCGGCGACCGGCAGAGTTGGGAGCCGCGTCGCGATCCGTTCGGCAATTTTCTCCGTTCGTTCGGCGTGGGCGGACGGCGGTTCGACCTCGTGCGCGTCGACCAGCTCACCGCCAGTGTCACGGCCATCGACGGGGCGCGCAGCGTGGTCCGTCTCGA
This region of Gemmatimonas groenlandica genomic DNA includes:
- a CDS encoding zinc ribbon domain-containing protein, giving the protein MSRSLDDLDRLAFRLSRTVRTQYPHLLTQGFTLTDLEERLLPFREARREMADGGADAFERAVLRLIAGERGYLQTESGLQAACTQALASPSPSMSLVRAWATTSLTLAQQATTVGTERMATPPATDISDRSGESKPETKPCGCRFCGNRLPENRRMTFCPHCGMDLTKRQCPACSTELDVNWRFCVTCGRSADLPDIAIPIRRAS
- a CDS encoding ribonuclease H family protein; protein product: MSAKYPLVAVFADESCLGNGKIGDTPGGLGALIEFRKADGTVQRFDLWASEPDTTNNRMALRSVIDSYQAMSRKGNPLSVLFTTDSRYIVDGMTSWVRGWMARGWKRAQGPVENVELWQAAVEAVAMHETQWAWVKGHAGHPQNEYANHLATRAAAVQDRSDGLVVSSFEEWWAAQPVRANTKRAPLSPFPAPDAFAPAPALPGAKTARRMT